Genomic DNA from Oryza sativa Japonica Group chromosome 5, ASM3414082v1:
CAACGGCCGCGTCGAGGAGTACGggcgcccggtcgccgccggcgagatccTCGCCGCCAACCCCAACCACGTCCTCAGCAAGCCGTGCTGCTCCcagggcggcgccgtcgccgtgcgcAGGACGATCCTCATCGTCTCGCCGGACTCCGAGCTGGAGCGCGGCGAGATCTACTTCCTCATCCCGGCCTCCTCCGTGCCggacaaaaagaagaagagcggcggcggcgccgccgcggcgacgccggcggcgagcggccgccACGGCAAGAGCAAGcaggcggcgccgtcgtcggatCACGGGGGCAATGGCCGTCGTCACGTGCGCGACGTGTCGTCGGAGAagaggtcgtcgtcgttgcaCCGGCGGCGCATGAGCGCCGGCAGCcggacggcggcgtggaggccaCACCTCGAGTGCATCGTAGAGGAcacttgagagagagagagagagacggagagAGCTTAGCACTAGTGCATTaatgattaatcttttttttcttttcttttttttttttgtttcttttggtTT
This window encodes:
- the LOC4337910 gene encoding uncharacterized protein, with translation MGNSLRCCLACVLPCGALDLIRIVHLNGRVEEYGRPVAAGEILAANPNHVLSKPCCSQGGAVAVRRTILIVSPDSELERGEIYFLIPASSVPDKKKKSGGGAAAATPAASGRHGKSKQAAPSSDHGGNGRRHVRDVSSEKRSSSLHRRRMSAGSRTAAWRPHLECIVEDT